From a region of the Synechococcus sp. PCC 7502 genome:
- a CDS encoding hemolysin family protein: MISSVVTFAQLSFPEPTVFRDVFWLIILLGASALCSASETAITSLDNFKLRSLIQERGDKGGIFMMVIENRSRFITTLLISNNIVNIGATVLTTNVFLAWLGESGLGIATVVMTILVLVFGEITPKLIAVNNAFPIFKLVVKPIYGLSILMTPALVFFDSISQWAIKVLRVNSQNRGESMQDLQLLIEVLSRKGQLDSDKGQILNKALALDRLSVRSVVKSRLDMQTIAHNASLEDVISLCLNTGFSRIPVQEDSKDQIVGIITLKMALQHLKTHGNVSVTEAMVAPVYIPETKRVADLLKEMLKQQLHLAIVVDEYGGTVGLVALEDVLEELVGEIYDESDAVRKIRK, encoded by the coding sequence GTGATTTCATCTGTCGTCACCTTTGCCCAACTGTCCTTCCCAGAACCAACCGTATTTAGGGACGTATTTTGGTTGATTATTTTACTGGGCGCATCGGCATTGTGTTCAGCCTCAGAAACTGCGATAACTTCTTTAGATAACTTCAAGTTGCGATCGCTTATTCAAGAACGGGGTGACAAAGGCGGCATTTTCATGATGGTGATCGAGAATCGCAGCCGATTTATTACAACTTTGCTGATTTCCAATAACATCGTCAATATTGGTGCCACGGTTTTAACCACAAATGTATTTTTAGCTTGGTTAGGAGAATCTGGCTTAGGCATTGCCACTGTGGTAATGACAATTCTAGTTTTAGTGTTTGGTGAAATTACGCCAAAATTGATTGCCGTTAATAATGCCTTCCCGATTTTTAAGCTAGTGGTTAAGCCTATATATGGGCTTTCAATCCTTATGACTCCCGCTTTAGTGTTTTTTGATAGCATTTCCCAGTGGGCAATCAAAGTGCTGCGGGTAAATAGTCAAAATCGGGGCGAATCCATGCAGGACTTACAGCTACTGATCGAAGTTTTAAGCCGTAAAGGACAGTTGGATTCAGATAAGGGACAAATTTTAAATAAAGCCCTAGCTCTTGATCGCCTCAGTGTTAGAAGTGTGGTTAAATCTCGCCTAGATATGCAGACGATCGCCCATAATGCCAGCCTAGAGGATGTAATTAGTTTATGTCTGAATACTGGATTTTCTCGAATTCCTGTGCAAGAAGACTCCAAGGATCAAATTGTGGGGATTATTACCCTAAAAATGGCTTTGCAACACTTAAAAACCCACGGCAATGTCTCGGTTACGGAAGCAATGGTGGCACCGGTTTATATCCCTGAAACTAAGCGGGTGGCTGATTTGCTCAAGGAAATGTTAAAACAGCAATTGCATCTGGCGATCGTTGTCGATGAATATGGTGGCACTGTGGGTTTAGTAGCTCTTGAAGATGTGCTCGAAGAGTTGGTAGGGGAAATCTATGATGAAAGTGATGCTGTGCGCAAAATCAGAAAATGA